One segment of Arvicanthis niloticus isolate mArvNil1 chromosome 5, mArvNil1.pat.X, whole genome shotgun sequence DNA contains the following:
- the Tmem234 gene encoding transmembrane protein 234 isoform X2 → MAASLGQVLALVLVAALWGGTQPLLKRASSGLQQVHEQTWVRQLLQEMKTLFLNTEYLMPFLLNQSGSLLYYLTLASTDLTLAVPICNSLAIVFTLMVGKVLGEDVGGKAVAGMVLTITGITLCITSSVIKTQDQP, encoded by the exons ATGGCGGCGTCCTTGG GGCAGGTGCTTGCTCTGGTGCTGGTGGCCGCACTGTGGGGTGGCACGCAGCCGCTGCTGAAGCGGGCCTCCTCCGGCCTGCAGCAGGTGCATGAGCAGACGTGGGTCCGGCAGCTATTGCAGGAGATGAAGACTCTCTTCTTGAATACTGAG TACCTGATGCCCTTTCTCCTCAATCAGAGTGGCTCCCTTCTCTACTACTTGACGTTGGCATCAACAG ATCTGACGTTAGCTGTGCCCATCTGTAACTCTCTGGCCATTGTCTTCACACTGATGGTTGGGAAGGTCCTCGGAGAAGATGTTGGTGGGAAAG CAGTGGCCGGCATGGTACTCACCATCACAGGGATCACACTGTGCATCACAAGCTCAGTGATCAAGACCCAGGACCAACCCTGA
- the Tmem234 gene encoding transmembrane protein 234 isoform X1: protein MAASLGQVLALVLVAALWGGTQPLLKRASSGLQQVHEQTWVRQLLQEMKTLFLNTEYLMPFLLNQSGSLLYYLTLASTDLTLAVPICNSLAIVFTLMVGKVLGEDVGGKEAVAGMVLTITGITLCITSSVIKTQDQP, encoded by the exons ATGGCGGCGTCCTTGG GGCAGGTGCTTGCTCTGGTGCTGGTGGCCGCACTGTGGGGTGGCACGCAGCCGCTGCTGAAGCGGGCCTCCTCCGGCCTGCAGCAGGTGCATGAGCAGACGTGGGTCCGGCAGCTATTGCAGGAGATGAAGACTCTCTTCTTGAATACTGAG TACCTGATGCCCTTTCTCCTCAATCAGAGTGGCTCCCTTCTCTACTACTTGACGTTGGCATCAACAG ATCTGACGTTAGCTGTGCCCATCTGTAACTCTCTGGCCATTGTCTTCACACTGATGGTTGGGAAGGTCCTCGGAGAAGATGTTGGTGGGAAAG AAGCAGTGGCCGGCATGGTACTCACCATCACAGGGATCACACTGTGCATCACAAGCTCAGTGATCAAGACCCAGGACCAACCCTGA
- the Tmem234 gene encoding transmembrane protein 234 isoform X4 encodes MAASLGQVLALVLVAALWGGTQPLLKRASSGLQQVHEQTWVRQLLQEMKTLFLNTEYLMPFLLNQSGSLLYYLTLASTDLTLAVPICNSLAIVFTLMVGKVLGEDVGGKAV; translated from the exons ATGGCGGCGTCCTTGG GGCAGGTGCTTGCTCTGGTGCTGGTGGCCGCACTGTGGGGTGGCACGCAGCCGCTGCTGAAGCGGGCCTCCTCCGGCCTGCAGCAGGTGCATGAGCAGACGTGGGTCCGGCAGCTATTGCAGGAGATGAAGACTCTCTTCTTGAATACTGAG TACCTGATGCCCTTTCTCCTCAATCAGAGTGGCTCCCTTCTCTACTACTTGACGTTGGCATCAACAG ATCTGACGTTAGCTGTGCCCATCTGTAACTCTCTGGCCATTGTCTTCACACTGATGGTTGGGAAGGTCCTCGGAGAAGATGTTGGTGGGAAAG
- the Tmem234 gene encoding transmembrane protein 234 isoform X3 yields MAASLGQVLALVLVAALWGGTQPLLKRASSGLQQVHEQTWVRQLLQEMKTLFLNTEYLMPFLLNQSGSLLYYLTLASTDLTLAVPICNSLAIVFTLMVGKVLGEDVGGKAAV; encoded by the exons ATGGCGGCGTCCTTGG GGCAGGTGCTTGCTCTGGTGCTGGTGGCCGCACTGTGGGGTGGCACGCAGCCGCTGCTGAAGCGGGCCTCCTCCGGCCTGCAGCAGGTGCATGAGCAGACGTGGGTCCGGCAGCTATTGCAGGAGATGAAGACTCTCTTCTTGAATACTGAG TACCTGATGCCCTTTCTCCTCAATCAGAGTGGCTCCCTTCTCTACTACTTGACGTTGGCATCAACAG ATCTGACGTTAGCTGTGCCCATCTGTAACTCTCTGGCCATTGTCTTCACACTGATGGTTGGGAAGGTCCTCGGAGAAGATGTTGGTGGGAAAG
- the Eif3i gene encoding eukaryotic translation initiation factor 3 subunit I: protein METPGPSTSGSERAESPHPEIVPVFFRSYSHCLSPRVTARMKPILLQGHERSITQIKYNREGDLLFTVAKDPIVNVWYSVNGERLGTYMGHTGAVWCVDADWDTKHVLTGSADNSCRLWDCETGKQLALLKTNSAVRTCGFDFGGNIVMFSTDKQMGYQCFVSFFDLRDPSQIDSNEPYMKIPCNDSKITSAVWGPLGECIIAGHESGELNQYSAKSGEVLVNVKEHSRQINDIQLSRDMTMFVTASKDNTAKLFDSTSLEHQKTFRTERPVNSAALSPNYDHVVLGGGQEAMDVTTTSTRIGKFEARFFHLAFEEEFGRVKGHFGPINSVAFHPDGKSYSSGGEDGYVRIHYFDPQYFEFEFEA, encoded by the exons ATGGAAACGCCGGGCCCTTCTACTTCCGGAAGCGAGAGGGCGGAGTCCCCGCATCCGGAAATCGTCCCAGTCTTCTTCCGGTCCTACTCACATTGCCTCTCTCCTCGCGTCACCGCCAggatg AAGCCCATCCTGCTGCAGGGCCATGAGCGGTCCATCACGCAAATCAAGTACAACCGCGAAGGGGACCTCCTCTTTACTGTGGCCAAAGACCCT ATCGTCAATGTGTGGTACTCTGTTAATGGTGAGAGGCTAGGCACCTACATGGGCCACACTGGAGCCGTGTGGTGTGTGGATGCTGACT GGGACACCAAGCATGTCCTTACTGGCTCAGCTGACAACAGCTGTCGTCTCTGGGACTGTGAAACAG GGAAGCAGCTGGCTCTCCTCAAGACCAACTCAGCCGTCCGGACCTGTGGCTTTGACTTTGGGGGCAACATCGTCATGTTCTCCACAGACAAGCAGATGGGGTACCAGTGCTTCGTGAGCTTCTTTGACCTGCGGGACCCAAGCCAGATCG ACAGCAACGAGCCCTACATGAAGATCCCCTGTAATGACTCAAAGATCACCAGTGCCGTCTGGGGCCCGCTGGGGGAGTGCATCATCGCAGGCCACGAGAGTGGAGAGCTGAACCAGTACAGCGCTAAG TCTGGAGAGGTGTTGGTAAACGTTAAGGAGCACTCCCGGCAAATCAATGACATCCAGTTGTCTAGAGACATGACCATGTTTGTCACTGCATCCAAGGACAACACAGCTAAG ctctttGACTCCACAAGTCTGGAACATCAGAAGACTTTCCGAACAGAACGTCCTGTCAACTCAGCTGCCCTCTCTCCCAACTATGACCAT GTGGTGCTGGGCGGTGGTCAGGAAGCCATGGATGTCACCACAACCTCCACCAGGAttggcaagtttgaggccag GTTCTTCCATTTGGCGTTTGAGGAGGAGTTTGGGAGAGTCAAGGGCCACTTTGGACCTATCAACAGCGTTGCCTTCCATCCTGATGGCAAGAG CTACAGCAGCGGTGGTGAGGACGGTTATGTCCGCATCCACTACTTCGACCCACAGTACTttgagtttgagtttgaggcctaa
- the Fam167b gene encoding protein FAM167B isoform X1 has translation MSLGPLKFQAVGEEDEEDEEESLDSVKALTAKLQLQTRRPSYLEWTARVQSRAWCRAQVRPEPVGPGAICGFDSMDSALEWLRRELEMRAQDRQLAGQLLRLRARLHRLKVDQVCHLHQELLDEAELELELESGTGLALAPPLRHLGLTRMNISARRFTLC, from the exons ATGTCCCTAGGGCCGCTGAAATTCCAAGCAGTgggtgaggaggatgaggaggacgaggaggagagCCTAGACTCTGTGAAGGCCCTGACTGCCAAGCTTCAGCTGCAGACCCGACGGCCCTCATATCTGGAGTGGACTGCCAGAGTCCAGAGCCGGGCCTGGTGCAGAGCCCAAGTTAGACCTGAGCCGGTGGGACCTGGGGCCATCTGTGGCTTTGACTCCATGGATTCTGCCCTTGAGTGGCTCAGACGGGAGCTG GAGATGCGGGCTCAGGACCGGCAGCTGGCAGGGCAACTGCTCAGGCTGCGAGCCCGGCTGCACAGACTAAAAGTGGACCAAGTCTGTCACCTGCACCAGGAGCTTCTGGATGAGGCtgaactggagctggagttggagtctggaactggcctggctctGGCCCCACCGCTGCGGCACCTGGGACTCACGCGCATGAACATCAGTGCCAGACGCTTCACTCTCTGCTGA
- the Fam167b gene encoding protein FAM167B isoform X2, giving the protein MSLGPLKFQAVGEEDEEDEEESLDSVKALTAKLQLQTRRPSYLEWTARVQSRAWCRAQVRPEPVGPGAICGFDSMDSALEWLRRELQEMRAQDRQLAGQLLRLRARLHRLKVDQVCHLHQELLDEAELELELESGTGLALAPPLRHLGLTRMNISARRFTLC; this is encoded by the exons ATGTCCCTAGGGCCGCTGAAATTCCAAGCAGTgggtgaggaggatgaggaggacgaggaggagagCCTAGACTCTGTGAAGGCCCTGACTGCCAAGCTTCAGCTGCAGACCCGACGGCCCTCATATCTGGAGTGGACTGCCAGAGTCCAGAGCCGGGCCTGGTGCAGAGCCCAAGTTAGACCTGAGCCGGTGGGACCTGGGGCCATCTGTGGCTTTGACTCCATGGATTCTGCCCTTGAGTGGCTCAGACGGGAGCTG CAGGAGATGCGGGCTCAGGACCGGCAGCTGGCAGGGCAACTGCTCAGGCTGCGAGCCCGGCTGCACAGACTAAAAGTGGACCAAGTCTGTCACCTGCACCAGGAGCTTCTGGATGAGGCtgaactggagctggagttggagtctggaactggcctggctctGGCCCCACCGCTGCGGCACCTGGGACTCACGCGCATGAACATCAGTGCCAGACGCTTCACTCTCTGCTGA